The DNA sequence TGTAGACAAGCTCCTAAATAGAAAATACTGCATTATAATATCCTGTGTGACTGAATGATTGTGACAGGGTACTCCAGGCAGGATTATCCGGTGGTAACCCAATAGGTGTatgaaaaggaaacatgaaaGAGACGCATGTCTGCCACATGCTGAAATAGAAAACGTGCCAAGTATTGACATCTGTGATTAATAACAGCACTTTATTCAGCTGGACCTGCCTGATTAAAGGAAACTGCTCAATGAAAGCACTAAAAATAGGAAAGTTTGAGGAGAAAAGTCTAAAATGGTTCAAGGTTTGCGATGTATTAACTAAGAGGTGTTAATCAGTGTTTAGATCAGCTGTGTTGAGCATGTCTGTGATTCTGAGTTGCTAAAGAGCAGTTTATGGCAACAATAAGTCACGTTGTAAGGCGGATAATAAGTTGCCGTCACACCTCCATGACTGTGATTTAACAACGgccaaatcaaatcatttataGGAAATGGCATGAAGCACTGTGTCCTTGATTCGTGCGAACAAAGACACTGATAGTGTCATTGATGCAAAGCACCAGAGACCAGGCCCAGCCAGCGTCTGACCGGCGCCACCTCTTGGTTGGAGATGTAACAGCTGTTCGGCTCTGCAGATGTGCTCCATCCACAGCCAAGAACAAAAACggaagagaaatggaaaatcGTTGTACTCTAAAATATGACTAATCTGAAGAGTCCTTCACATATTGAGAATACAGAAACGGGTCCATAGCTTTTGTAAGTGATAATACAGAGAATGCTTAGGCACTGTAATGTGATCGACCCGCGGGCCTGCAGGGACAGAGCCGTTCTATACTTGTGAAAGTCGTCACAGATCAGTGAGGAATGAGTTCAGCAGGGCTCAGTCATTATCTTGCGGGCGAACAACAATTTAACCAAGCAACAGGGAAGGAACTGCTTCCATCATGTCATTACAGCTTTGGACTTCAGCATTAAAATTGCATTGTTTAACACATCTGTTATTAAATTGCAGCTGtaatgacatttcattttagaACATAACAAAGATGCCCTCatcaaaaaaaagtcaaatttttTGGACCAACAACTCTCAAAAGTGGTTGCATTGATATCTTTGTTAAAGCTAATCCTCTAAGACTTCTGGTTGTAAAGTTGAGTAAAGAGAAcgacagaaaaaacatcaaatcattAAAATTTTATTTCCCAAATTCGTCACTATACAATTGCCAGTTATGGGAAAGGGGAAGCAATTATGTTAACGAATGAACAATGGTGTACAATACAAGGTCAAAACTaatctgcatatttaaaaaaaaagcaacaacaaaaataaacgtGCACAGTACAAGACGTAGCATAAACATGggtaaactaaaaaaaaaaaaaaagtggaaacatGAGTTCGATGAAACTGCACAAGATGTTTGAAAGCAGTTCTATGACCATCAAAATATGGAATCATAAATTAAAAATCCTCGTCTTAAAAATGATATTCCACAAGAGGAACTGTCAAATTCTTCAGTAGGGTCGGTCTCTGCGCTCCTGGCGATGGtccctaaaataaaaaataaaaaataaaaaacagtaaaggTGCAGAAAAGTAGTGGGTGAAAGAACTCCCTTCAGTGTCTGGTCTTTACACCAATATGCAGAGCAACTGTTCTGGTCAGGTTTGCATTAATTTGCTAAATACTGTCAATCCTGGAGCTAGTCGATGGCAAGAGCAAGAAAAAACTTCTTACTGTTACCTCATATCCATCTTGCCTCCAGGCGGGCCCAttcctcttccacctctgccACCCATTCGGTCCATGGGTGGTCCTCCACGCCCGGCCCCACGGAAACCTCCCCTATCCATTCCACCACGTCCTCTGAATCCACCGCGGTCGCCTCCCCAGCCTCCACGGAAACCTCCCGGGCCACCTGGGCCTCCAGCACCAGCTGGCCCGCCGCGGTCCATGCCTCTACCTCCACGCATTCCCATCCCACCTCTGCCGCGGTCACCACCAGGGGGGAATGGAGGGCCACCACCTAACCCTTCTGGTTTGGGGGCTTTGCACTGGTTGCACTCCATCCTCCAGGCAAAGTTCTGGTTACCACAACCACTGAGACCACAGAcagtaaaatacattaaaatccGAACTGTCATGCAAAAGAGGCATCAAAGACGACACTGCAATATGAAGCGTTACATACGGGTTAGGACACTCCCAGTCCCCGGCTCTCTGCTGCATGTTGCCTCCTGTGGGTCCACCTCTGCCCATTCCCCGTGGACCACCTCGTGGGCCGAAACCGCCACGGTCTCCTCCACGGCCCATCATACCTGATAAGACATGGACATTATAAAATGGTTACTGCATGTGAAGCAAGAAACTGAGCTGCTAATCTATTCCGccttttggggggggggattaatTGAGTGAACATGCCCAAAAATAGTCCAATATTAATATAAATGACATTTACCTCCTCGACCCATCATGCCATCTCGCATGGGCATGCCGCCCCTCATTCCACCCATCATGGGCTTACGGCGTGCCATGGATACCTTAAGCCTTCGGCCCTGGAACTCCTTCCCtagaattcaaaatgtcaaaaataaaaatgaataaatcaaactcACAAGTTATCAATTCATTATCCATCATCTGGTGTGCCTTCAATAGAAACATACCATCAAAATGCTCCACAGCTGTCTTGGCACAGACTGGCTCCTCATAGGACAGCGTGGCATCTCCCTTGGGCTTTCCTGTGTCCTTGTCTGTGTAGATGTTGATGGCAGGCTGTCCAAGTCTGCGGTTAATCTAGATGCATGAAAAGAGTTTTGAGATTTGAGTTTGGTTCCCATAGTAGTTTAGCTTACTTTTACATTAAGAGCAAAGAGCTTTTCTCACCCTGATTGGGCCAACATGTTTAAAGAATTCAGCCATCTCCTCCAGGTTAGCCTTCTCAGTCAAGCCTGTGATGTAGATGGTGCTGTTCTCAGAGTCATCCTGCTCCTCAGGGcgtccttaaaaaaaatattcataacAGAAAATATccagtaaaaatacaaatctttcAGAACACCAAGTATTCACTGTATGAACCACAGATAAAAGAGTAACAAGGCATCCATCGTGACTCTACTCACCCATTTCACGCTCGTCACCGCCCATTGGTCCTGTAGTCCATCCGTCGAGGGGAAGAGACACAGATTGAGACAAGTCAGTGCATGCAACTAAAGTTCAGTGTACAACACCTGAGGAGTACTACAAAGATAATCCAGacactcaattaaaaaaaaaaaacactgtcagtcaTATAGGGAAGTTGAAAATGGCACCTTATGGTACACCACAACTTGCACGAGTGATATTGAATTGAAAATTGAACACCTCAGACCCTTTGGTAAGTAATTGTGTAAAAGCCTCTAAGACCAGTTAGAAACCCTCAAAAATACCCAGGAATTCAGCtcatgagatttttttaaagcagtaaCAGACACAGTCGTGTGGAAATTTGTCATTAACCTGTCAAAAACTCAGTTGAACCGTAAGCAGAAACTGAATTTGTACCAAGTATCCCAGGGAAAAATGGTCTCGGGCATTGAAAGAAATTCCCCAAtattttcagatgtgttcatgtaaatcaattttgtttttcataccACAAAGTAAGCCACATCAATAGTTGAAACATATCTGCTCAAAAAAGTTTAAGGCTTTCAAAAAGGACTAACCAGTGTAATACTCGTTAACTTACCACCAGGCTTATTGAAGCCACCTCTGTCTCCAGCGCTGCTATGGGGGAATAAATGGAGATATGAAGGCGATTTCCCTTTTACAGCCACTTCCATGGCTCGACCAAAGTGGCTTGATTGAGGGAGTAATCAAAACATTCCAACTAGCCAAACAGCAACTTAAAAACTCCCCAAAATtacgaaggaaaaaaaaaaaaagaaaaaaacacaatctaaTCCAGGGGATGAGTGTATTAGCTTATTAGCTACTTGCTATTTCTTAGCTAGCTGGGTACAACTTCAGTGACAGTTTTCAGTAGCGGATACATTTGCGTAAAAATATGAATGACTAATATACAATATTTTCACGGCctttgaaaatgtgacaaaacccaaacatttgTACACAGGTAGGAGGATTTCAGATGCATTGAAGTCGGAGTTTTAACCAGAAACGAGCCAACACCCCCAATAAAAAGTAGCTCTAAACATCAGTTATAGCTGAATCAGATGTGTGCAAGTCTAAAATAAAATAGACACAATGCATCTGAAATTTCACAAGAGGATACGGTGATCACATTCaccaccaaaaaacaaaagaaaaaaacaattatacattgtttaattcaaaataccaaaaacaaatgtttacatcGTTTACCAGGGttactttaactttaaaaacaaagacttggTAAATGTGTTAACCCATCAtgcttaacaaaaaaaaacaccatcctCAGTTcttggaaaaaaaggcagaccCCGAATCTTTGTTTTAGCTCCCCTCCTGCTGATAAGTTGGCGCCTCTGTACTGAGTACAGATACTTTTTAGAGAAAAGATGGTTTTAAATGGCTCTCACTGTTACCTGTACGGTATAAATGTGACAAAGCATGTTAAAAAGTGGTCAAAAGAATGTGATCAAACATTTGTAATCCAAACCACAAAACAAttttatacatttcaaaaatgaCAGTGTGCAACCCCTCCccccaaaacagacaaatatacCTGTGCAAAGCTAATATTGACCCTAAAATTTTAACTAGCAACACACCTCTGCTACATTCAAGTTTATAACTTAAAGTAGTTTTTCctatttgtcattttcttatGTGAATTCTTATTTACCACTATGTTAATAAGACCGCAGAGTTGCTAAATTAGACTCCTATATTGAATTAAACCGTATTTTTGTGTACTTGCTGCACCAAAAACCACCCAAAAGAGAGCTCTGAtttatgaaatgtttaaaaacttgTGAATCAGAAAATGCAACCATCtaagaactttaaaaaaaaaaagagcacctTAAATGACAGTGGATGATTCTCATGCTTGACCCAAAACGTGatcttgtttgaaaaaaaaaaaaagaaaaagaaaaaaaaaagaaaaagaaaaaggaaaaaaaagctcttgcCCAAAACAGTTCCTGACATGGAAATGTGTTAAGCAGGTACCAAATGGTTTGTGAATATTCAAATTTTACCAGCCACTCACTGGGTTACCATTGTTTTTCTTGGGCAGTGAGTGAAGAAAATCTACCAGCcacttttgcacatttttccGGCATTCAGCTAGTGCCAATTGTGTGCTAAAGTCATGACACCAAGATTTATACTGTGAAGTGCCTGAAGTATTGAAGAAAACCAAACATGCctattcaaaaatgtttgtttttttaaaaatttatttACTGAACATATTTTAGTTctacagcagcaacaaccaACCTGAACcagaacaaatgtaaaatgcaaCCTCTGTTCAGTTTTATGTCCCTGGCCCCTCTTTTGGTAACTTTTTCAAATCCTTTTCAGGGGAGCTGATGTCAACTTATTTGGCAAAACCACTTCTGGCTACAGAATAGTAGAAAATGTGCATTTCCTGGGAGCAAACTGTCCAAATACCCAAAGCTACATCAAGAGCAATTTTGACTGCATTTCAATGAGTGTACCAGAGTAAATGCGTCATTGACCAGCTTGATGAAACCTTTTCTATCATGAGTGATACACATctacatagaaaaaaaaatgtagaagaTACCCGATGCCCATTTTTGTAGCCAAGCCAAAACCATATCACCCAACACCAAAATCCATGGACTGCATCTTCTGCGTTGTATAACTGTACCTGCACTAAGACAATCCCTAAAGCGTAAAGTATTGTATTGAACAGACAGTAAGTCTGTTTACACAATATTAATGTTTTCCCATGTCTTGTTAAATAActtataaataatgtattttcatctAACTCGAGGACACGTGACACCAGGAAACTCAAAACAGTGGTTATTTatagttatttttaaatgaaacactgacttTTATCAAATTTGCTCTCATTGTTTTTTGACCTCTGTAAGTCTGCAGGTTTCACTGATGAAATTTTGCTTGGCTGAATTTGAAAACGCTGACCACAAAAACCCTTTCAACAGACTGTCTCTGTCAAGTGATACATGTTGATCCTCTTTTGGGATCAGTGTTCAAacttgagggggaaaaaaatggttctTTATCTCTGTAGATGATGCAGTTTATGACTTAGATCTTCCATTACCATTACTGACGCTATGTCTAGAGTGACATTTTTTGGTATTGCTTCTTCAGGCCaatgaaatgaagacaaatgcATTAAACCACCtacaaagtgaaaaagaaaaaaaaactgactgtattcaaaaaagggaaaaaacctTATCAGAGGAAGTATACTGACCCAAATATTGGActagaaatgaaatgaaaatttgCATTTGAAATGCAACTAAATGTACTGAGGCCACTGTTTGGTTATATAAATCCTTGGACTTCTTACAGGACACACTACATTTTAGTTAAGGACTACAACATAACattatttaaaaccaaaatatctGCTTGATTTAACTTGCATACTTCTTTCAGCAATTGTACACCCTACAAGGATTGATGCACCAAAGTGAAAAAGTAATTTTAGAAAGGCGCCCGCTGAGATGGTGAGTGTTTGAACCTCCCTTAAAAAGATGACCATTATAGTTTTGAAGTGTAAATAAGAGGTTCTCTCAATCTGCTTCTATCACATTCCCTGACCAATCCTGAAATAAGCAAGCTCACAGTTTAACTTAATCATATTTGATCATAATCAAATGATGTTCTAAGATATATGCTGTTCAACCTAAATGTTTATGCACAGGTCTTTGACCAAAATCGACgttgatttaaaataaaaaaaatgaacagaccATTTCTTACCTTTGGCCAAATGAGAGGCAGGACTGAGAGAAACCGAAATGAGAACAGCTACAACTCCTGCCAGTGTTGGCATTATCAACGTCCACCATTTACTAGCATCAACTGCTGATAAATAATGACGTTCCCAAactaattaattttctttctttcttaactTTCTTCAATTGTTGGTATATTACTTTTTGATAACATTCTCCTGGTAAATCATCTCAGCCCTGCCCAAAGTGGCCACAGCACCTGTAGAGTCAAAAACAAGTGAGGTTAAGTGCTAAGGAAAGAAACTTACCCCATGCCACGGCCCATGCCGCCACGTCCACGGTGCATCATTCCCCCTCGATCAAAGCCGTCCCTACCAGGGCCCCTGCTCTCCCCTACACCTGGGTACCTTGAGGATTCAGAACCAGAGTAACCAGAACCTCCACCCTGGCCATCCTGCCTGTAATTACCTATacaaaagaagcaaaaatgCATCTAAAACATACAGGCAACGCATGTTGACAGTGACACTGAATTATACTCATGAAGATGAGAAAACAGCAATCGGATGTGGGTGAATAGCAAATCTTACTGTAATGGTTGGACTGGTTGTAGCTTGGTGGTCCACCTTGCTGGCTGTATTGGTTGGCTGGGGGCTGACCATAGGAACTAGCAGCCTGAGGAGGGTAAGCAGGAGGAGCCTGTTGCTGCTGGCCTTGCTGCTGGTATCCCTGCTGCTGGCCGTAGCTTGCCTGCTGAGCCTGGTAGCCAGGCTGTTGCTGGCCATATGCCGCCGGCTGGGAGTAGCTATTTTGGCTGTAACTAGCCGGCTGGCTGTTGGCATTGTAACTGAGAGACAAAGCAGGACAAAGCAGTCAGTAAAGAGATAAACATGTTGTTGTCAAATTCACTTTTCATTTGGTTAATGACCAGTGGGTACTTACCTCTGTGGTGCAGTTGGAGCAGCCTGCTGACCATATCCAGGGTAGGCAGACTGGGCAGTATACCCTGGCTGAGAGCCATAGGACTGGGaggcagctggagcagcagcagcaggagtgctCTCATAACCGCTGGCTCCATAACCCTGGGTTGACTGGGAGTAGCTGTGAGTCGAAGACTGAGCTGCGGGATAGCCAGCTGTTAGAAAACATGACAATATCACTCAAAAGATACAACTGGCATGTTTAAGTAACAGTGCACAACGGTTTGAAATCTTATCCTAGCAGCCGTTTCTTCAGATTTAAAAACGTTTATGAATACATCCTTCATCTGATTCGTATTAAGCCACCTATGTGTTTGCCATCTTAGCTTGatattaaatcaaacatcaacCAAATCTGAGTGAACGCCAGTGAAATGTGCCAAATGCTCCCATCATAATAACTGACCTGATGCTTGCTGGCCATATGAGGAACCatactgctgttgctgctgtggatAGGTCCCTGACGCAGGGGTTGTCTGGGTGTAActgccatcagcagcagcaggttgggCATAGGATCCATAATTTTGTTGCCCATAGCTCTGCTAAAAGAAATGTGCAAAAGGTACAACATTAACAGATTTATCAAAAGACAACATTGCTTAATTTCATGcctttaaagacattttaacaatTATTGATCATGACTCCACTACTAATGCACCTTCTCAACAAACCCACTGTAGGAAAGTCCAGTTAACCCTCATTCATCGCACGCACagtttacatttatatattcagTTTTACAAATCATGTCTTTAGAAATGATATAAAATCGACAACTATTACAATCTTGATAAACCATCACAGTCAGACAACTACCCAGATATGCCTAATCTCACCTGTGCTGACTGTCCATAGCTTTGGGAGGGTTGGGCAGCATAAGAGGCATACctgttaaaacaaatcaaagtttGTGAGTCGAGATATATGGTCCATGTAATGAACATTTAAGAGTTTAGCATTTCCTAACGCATCACCAAGTGAACACTTTGAGTACTATTGAATACTATGCAGCACATGttaataaatgtatacattttttaagtttaaTTGTCCCTTTCGCAAATAAATGTATAGACTCTTACCCTTGTTGAGTGTTGGTCTGACTGTAGGAGCTGTAATCTGCTATAGAAAAGTCAGAGGTTTGTTAGCCATCGGTGGCGcattcaaacaaaacagtctTTAGGCGCGAGTGGcgatgctaatgctaacgtgGTAGCACGTTGCACAGACCGGTATTTAGGTCGCCATTCAACTACACGCAGACAATTACCAGGCATTCACATAAAAGAAGACGGTGCGGAATTAACTAAGGCGAACAGAGATTACGGGCACATGCatttgatataaaaaataaactacaaatgTGCAAATGGTTTAAACTACCGTAAATTATCAACTTCGGTACgctgaaatgaacaaaaatcacCCAGAGGAAAAAAGCCACAACGACTGgacgagctagctagctaccATGACTAGGCCCTGCGCCTAGCGCAAGATAAGACTGGACGATATTCGACACGATATAACCCAAAAGGACGGATTATACAGATACAGCATCTTTAAAATCACGTCCCTAAAGTAGCTGTTTCCAGTAAATAACACAATTTCGTGCTAATTACtgcacaaaatgtttaaattttcCACTCACCCGGAGCCGACGCCATTTTAGTATGTCTGTGTGCAAGACGACTGAGCAGAGCTCGTTGCTGGAGAAACGTACTTGTCGTCGCAGGAGCCACGAACTCTCGCGAGATATCCGCACCCTGGCTTTTCTGTCACGCCCACTTCCGATACCGCTGCAGATGCTTGGCAAGTGACTTTTCTCCTGCTTGTTAAAATGTATGGAGTTCATTCTggaatgcatttttaatgtctAGATTGTCGTTATTAAACATGAATACGCAGTCGATAGGGtaaaatttgtttttgttttgttttgttttaacttaaTGGCCGTTTATAAAAGTAAATGGCAAATTTAGAAATATATCAGACAGACCTGAATCAGTAAGCCTTCTTGTTAATAATCTGGTGTTTGGAAAGCATTTAAAGAGAATGTAAAATGAGCATTTTGACCTAGtataaattataaaaacatataGGTTACTAATGACAGGTACTAATGACAGTGAGACATGGGCCAAAAGAAGACCATCATAATCTGCTCACCAGATGAATGAAATGAGACTTAAAACTCAGCTGTTTAAATCATACATCGACCCCCAAAAACTcttaatttcttatttatttattttgtattgttttttattttaatttgaagaaGTCGATGCACTTGCATGATTTTTGCAATTTCAGATGACATCCATAAGGACCAATGCACTTATTGCAAGCTGCTAAGGATACAACTGTCAGCCAGATGGGTAAAGTAGTCATGAAATAAACTAAACAGAAGAAGATCAGGaaatcattttcagatttgGATTTTGCtaacaaaaacattcaataaGCATATATTACCCATAGTCATGCTTCAGGTGTTTATGAGTTAATAGCAGTTGCATTAGAGAGTGATTTCCAACAAAATTTTTTTACTGGTTTAATTTTAAAAGgtgaaacattttacacaaagaGCAACATTTGAGAAATGTAATAATATCCTGGTTTGAAATGGTAACTAGgcttttatccttttttataATGCAGTCTTTTCTCCCAAGCTAACTGAGGCCttaaaagtctgaaaaggtTTTTTAGGCATTTGAGAAATGATTAATTGACGCTCTTGAGTGTACTGACATATTTAGAAGTTTGaagattttgtgtttgaatattttgaatttaTATCTATAATCTTGTTTactgtttgtgattttttttcaactaaaatgcttttttgcttcttttgaTTTTAGCTGACTAATCCTTTGACTATCAACCTGCTTATACTGATCATATGACAGTTTACAAACATGCATAGTCTGTCATGTGGTTATCTAGACCAATCACGTTACTGCTCACCTGTCTTCATTGACCATGTGACTAAATGTTCAGATCAATCATGTTATTACCTATGTGGCTGTACTGACCATGTAACTGTCTGCTTAGATTGGGTAAAAAGGCAAACTATATCTCATAATGTAGCATTACTTTTACTGAAACTCATGTCTGCTCAGGGGTCACAGCACCTGTTTTATCCCCACttgtgttagcatttagctcccACTCATGTAGGCTAATTGCATCATATTAATTTGAGTTGGTAAACTCTGCAAACGTGCGTTATAGtgaataaacataaaaacaaacataaagtgcGTAATCAACCCTGTTCAACTTTTTTAATATGGGAGACTCGAAATTGGAAGAAAAGGTTTTTAGTGACGAAGGTCAATACTTTCAGTATATGTCAGAgcattttctcactttcacttGAGTAAAGAATTTTAACCCATACTCCGACTTTTTCTATAGTCAGTGTCACATGAGAGTTCCACATACAAAGAACTACATTTTCTGTATGCTAACAACTACATTTGTTTTCCTAAATTCATCCAGTATGACATCACAGGAGAGATCACAGGGAGACATGTGTGCCTGTTTTGATCTTAAATGAAAGACATTTTGGAACGTGTTGAAAGAGTGACGTATTGAAATTACTGAATCAGTAATGCACCATTTCAGGTACAGGAGAATGACATTCTTGTCAGCGGCTCAGCCCGTTACCTGGTAATGGACTCAATTGGAGAGGGATGTTTTGGCCAAGTTGCCGAGTGTCTCAATCTAACAACGGAGGAATGGTAGCAGTAAAGATCCACAAATTTGATGAACAAGACTTCATTCAGAGGGAGGTGGATATGCTAAAAGTAATCAGTGCACTTGATCCTGAGAAAAGCAACATTGTAAGATTTGGGGAAAGTTTCAGCATCAACAACCTCTCTTGTCTGACCTTTGAGATGTTGGACAGGAGCCTTGTGGACTtgatgaaagagagggagatgcCTTCATTGAGGCTTAATGAGATCCGGCCTGTGATTCACCAGCTATTAGTAGCACTCGATGCCCTGAAGGGTATCGACGTGGTTCACGGAGACTTGAAACCTGATAATATAATGCTTGTTAATCACAAGGATCAGCCCTACAGGGTGAAGCTGATTGACTTTGGTCGGTGAAGTCCTTGGAGGTCGGAGAACCACTGCAGGTTTGTGGATACAGGGCTCCAGAGGTGACCTTGGGCCTTCCCATGTCTGAAGCTGTTGATATGTGGGGACTCGGATGTGTCATGGCATATCTGTGCTTTGACATGGACCTCTTTGACGTAAACTGTGACTATCATTCCATGAAAACTATGGTGCAGCTGCTGGG is a window from the Acanthopagrus latus isolate v.2019 chromosome 5, fAcaLat1.1, whole genome shotgun sequence genome containing:
- the ewsr1b gene encoding EWS RNA-binding protein 1b isoform X4, producing the protein MASAPADYSSYSQTNTQQGYASYAAQPSQSYGQSAQSYGQQNYGSYAQPAAADGSYTQTTPASGTYPQQQQQYGSSYGQQASAGYPAAQSSTHSYSQSTQGYGASGYESTPAAAAPAASQSYGSQPGYTAQSAYPGYGQQAAPTAPQSYNANSQPASYSQNSYSQPAAYGQQQPGYQAQQASYGQQQGYQQQGQQQQAPPAYPPQAASSYGQPPANQYSQQGGPPSYNQSNHYSNYRQDGQGGGSGYSGSESSRYPGVGESRGPGRDGFDRGGMMHRGRGGMGRGMGSAGDRGGFNKPGGPMGGDEREMGRPEEQDDSENSTIYITGLTEKANLEEMAEFFKHVGPIRINRRLGQPAINIYTDKDTGKPKGDATLSYEEPVCAKTAVEHFDGKEFQGRRLKVSMARRKPMMGGMRGGMPMRDGMMGRGGMMGRGGDRGGFGPRGGPRGMGRGGPTGGNMQQRAGDWECPNPGCGNQNFAWRMECNQCKAPKPEGLGGGPPFPPGGDRGRGGMGMRGGRGMDRGGPAGAGGPGGPGGFRGGWGGDRGGFRGRGGMDRGGFRGAGRGGPPMDRMGGRGGRGMGPPGGKMDMRDHRQERRDRPY
- the ewsr1b gene encoding EWS RNA-binding protein 1b isoform X1, translated to MASAPADYSSYSQTNTQQGYASYAAQPSQSYGQSAQQSYGQQNYGSYAQPAAADGSYTQTTPASGTYPQQQQQYGSSYGQQASAGYPAAQSSTHSYSQSTQGYGASGYESTPAAAAPAASQSYGSQPGYTAQSAYPGYGQQAAPTAPQSYNANSQPASYSQNSYSQPAAYGQQQPGYQAQQASYGQQQGYQQQGQQQQAPPAYPPQAASSYGQPPANQYSQQGGPPSYNQSNHYSNYRQDGQGGGSGYSGSESSRYPGVGESRGPGRDGFDRGGMMHRGRGGMGRGMGSAGDRGGFNKPGGPMGGDEREMGRPEEQDDSENSTIYITGLTEKANLEEMAEFFKHVGPIRINRRLGQPAINIYTDKDTGKPKGDATLSYEEPVCAKTAVEHFDGKEFQGRRLKVSMARRKPMMGGMRGGMPMRDGMMGRGGMMGRGGDRGGFGPRGGPRGMGRGGPTGGNMQQRAGDWECPNPGCGNQNFAWRMECNQCKAPKPEGLGGGPPFPPGGDRGRGGMGMRGGRGMDRGGPAGAGGPGGPGGFRGGWGGDRGGFRGRGGMDRGGFRGAGRGGPPMDRMGGRGGRGMGPPGGKMDMRDHRQERRDRPY
- the ewsr1b gene encoding EWS RNA-binding protein 1b isoform X6; amino-acid sequence: MASAPADYSSYSQTNTQQGYASYAAQPSQSYGQSAQQSYGQQNYGSYAQPAAADGSYTQTTPASGTYPQQQQQYGSSYGQQASAQSSTHSYSQSTQGYGASGYESTPAAAAPAASQSYGSQPGYTAQSAYPGYGQQAAPTAPQSYNANSQPASYSQNSYSQPAAYGQQQPGYQAQQASYGQQQGYQQQGQQQQAPPAYPPQAASSYGQPPANQYSQQGGPPSYNQSNHYSNYRQDGQGGGSGYSGSESSRYPGVGESRGPGRDGFDRGGMMHRGRGGMGRGMGSAGDRGGFNKPGGPMGGDEREMGRPEEQDDSENSTIYITGLTEKANLEEMAEFFKHVGPIRINRRLGQPAINIYTDKDTGKPKGDATLSYEEPVCAKTAVEHFDGKEFQGRRLKVSMARRKPMMGGMRGGMPMRDGMMGRGGMMGRGGDRGGFGPRGGPRGMGRGGPTGGNMQQRAGDWECPNPGCGNQNFAWRMECNQCKAPKPEGLGGGPPFPPGGDRGRGGMGMRGGRGMDRGGPAGAGGPGGPGGFRGGWGGDRGGFRGRGGMDRGGFRGAGRGGPPMDRMGGRGGRGMGPPGGKMDMRDHRQERRDRPY
- the ewsr1b gene encoding EWS RNA-binding protein 1b isoform X5 translates to MASAPDYSSYSQTNTQQGYASYAAQPSQSYGQSAQSYGQQNYGSYAQPAAADGSYTQTTPASGTYPQQQQQYGSSYGQQASAGYPAAQSSTHSYSQSTQGYGASGYESTPAAAAPAASQSYGSQPGYTAQSAYPGYGQQAAPTAPQSYNANSQPASYSQNSYSQPAAYGQQQPGYQAQQASYGQQQGYQQQGQQQQAPPAYPPQAASSYGQPPANQYSQQGGPPSYNQSNHYSNYRQDGQGGGSGYSGSESSRYPGVGESRGPGRDGFDRGGMMHRGRGGMGRGMGSAGDRGGFNKPGGPMGGDEREMGRPEEQDDSENSTIYITGLTEKANLEEMAEFFKHVGPIRINRRLGQPAINIYTDKDTGKPKGDATLSYEEPVCAKTAVEHFDGKEFQGRRLKVSMARRKPMMGGMRGGMPMRDGMMGRGGMMGRGGDRGGFGPRGGPRGMGRGGPTGGNMQQRAGDWECPNPGCGNQNFAWRMECNQCKAPKPEGLGGGPPFPPGGDRGRGGMGMRGGRGMDRGGPAGAGGPGGPGGFRGGWGGDRGGFRGRGGMDRGGFRGAGRGGPPMDRMGGRGGRGMGPPGGKMDMRDHRQERRDRPY
- the ewsr1b gene encoding EWS RNA-binding protein 1b isoform X2, with translation MASAPADYSSYSQTNTQQGYASYAAQPSQSYGQSAQQSYGQQNYGSYAQPAAADGSYTQTTPASGTYPQQQQQYGSSYGQQASAGYPAAQSSTHSYSQSTQGYGASGYESTPAAAAPAASQSYGSQPGYTAQSAYPGYGQQAAPTAPQSYNANSQPASYSQNSYSQPAAYGQQQPGYQAQQASYGQQQGYQQQGQQQQAPPAYPPQAASSYGQPPANQYSQQGGPPSYNQSNHYSNYRQDGQGGGSGYSGSESSRYPGVGESRGPGRDGFDRGGMMHRGRGGMGRGMGAGDRGGFNKPGGPMGGDEREMGRPEEQDDSENSTIYITGLTEKANLEEMAEFFKHVGPIRINRRLGQPAINIYTDKDTGKPKGDATLSYEEPVCAKTAVEHFDGKEFQGRRLKVSMARRKPMMGGMRGGMPMRDGMMGRGGMMGRGGDRGGFGPRGGPRGMGRGGPTGGNMQQRAGDWECPNPGCGNQNFAWRMECNQCKAPKPEGLGGGPPFPPGGDRGRGGMGMRGGRGMDRGGPAGAGGPGGPGGFRGGWGGDRGGFRGRGGMDRGGFRGAGRGGPPMDRMGGRGGRGMGPPGGKMDMRDHRQERRDRPY